The genomic interval aaaatcaaatcaaatcaaagtttattggatACAGGTGTAAACAGTAGTGAAACGCTTACTCGCTAACTCTCCTCGACAATTAAGTACAATATCAATATCAATCAAGAATCAAATGCCAAATAAAAAGTCAAAAAGAACAAGTAGTAAATAAAGTTGAAGGTGAAAAAGGCAATAAAAAACTTTTTGAGATGTTTTATATACAGTAGGATTTATAAAATATGCTATGTCAAATTATGATGACTGTTATACAAGAGTAAAGTGAGACATGACTTGggtttctctgtatacatcaatgatgttgctcttgctgctggtgattctctgatccacctctacgcagacgacaccattctgtatacttctggcccctctttggacactgtgttaactaacctgcagatgagcttcaatgccatacaacactccttccgtggcctccaactgctcttaaatgcaagcaaaactaaattcATGcctttcaaccgatcgctgcccgcacctgcccgcccgtccagcatcactactctggacggttctgacttagaatatgtggacaactacaaatacctaggtctctggttagactgtaaacactccttccagactcacattaagcatctacaatccaaaattatatctagaatcggcttcttatttcgcaacaaagcatccttcaatcACGCTGCCAaaaataccctcgtaaaactgactatcctagtgatccttgacttcggcgatgtaatttacaacactcataacactctactcagcaaattggatgtagtctatcacagtgccatccgttttgtcaccaaagccccatatactacccaccactgtgacctgtatgctctcgttggctggccctcgcttcatattcgtcgtcaaacccactggctccaggtcatctataagtctgctaggtaaagccctgccttatctcagctcatcggtcaccatagcagcacccacccataccatgtgctccagcaggggtatatttcactggtcacccccaaagccaactcctactttggccgcctttccttccagttctctgctaccaatgactggaatgaattgcaaaaatcactgaagctggagacatatctccctcactaactctaagcatcagctatcagagcagcttaccgatcactatacctgtacgtagcccatctgtaaatagcccacccaactatctcatccccatgttattttttgttttgttgttgttgctcctttacaccccagtgtctctacttgcacatttatcttctgcacatctatcactccagtgtttaattgctaaattgtaattatttcaccactatgacctatttattgcattacctacctaatcttactacatttgcacacactgtatagacttttctattgtgttattgactgtacatttgtttatcccatgtgtaactctgtgttgtttgtgtcacactgctttgctttatcttggccaggtcgcagttgtaaatgcgaacttgttctcaactagcctacctggttaaataaagaagaaAAAAGTAGCTTACATAAAgttataatgataataataataatgcaaggTAACACAACAAACAGCAAGAGGGGTGATACAATCTATTTAATTGACAAAAGGATACAGCAAGTGTAGAAAACAGTTGTTTAGTGGAGATATTCTATATTTGGTCCAAAGTGCAAGGGATATGCAAGAGGCACTCCCTGACAAAACAAACCAGAATTTCCATGAGCATTCGTGAGACTGACTGATGCATGCGTGCATACATGAGGCGAGCCCGCACGCCAATGTACACCATAGCTAGAAGCGTTCCCACCCACATCAACTTTGATACACATCTGAAGACTGCATGAGGGTACAGGTGAATGTGAACTTCCAtaacctacagatgtaggatcttaatgtgAACTATATTGGTCAGAGCAAAAAATTATCTGTAgttattagctggccaaaagtaggctacatgaagtgcaatactgttaatataacagtgtgttagtgtgtattttcagtgaatttatgtaaatcactaAGTTCATCTGCATTTCCTAAGAtgtaggaaaattctcagcaacaaaagtgatcaaattaagatacacTTGTAGGATGAGATTACGTAATACAATTTCAGACAACTCCTACTGAGAAACTTATGGCTGAGGTTGTCCGATTCCTTTTTCCAGGTACAGCAGCTGCTCTTGACTATAGATTTCAACCTGCTCGTTTCTCCTACCGCCCATAGTTTCTCGTCAAGAGATTCCTACCTCCAATGGTTCCAATCGACACTCATGTCACTTGCTACAATAGTGCCATCTACTGGACAATAACGTTTAAAAATGTACACAAATGaagatttttaatttttttatttaattatttatttggatAAATATTCAACTGTCGACCACATGGACATCAACGGCATGCGAGAATAGGAGTGACAGTCCATGAAGTCAGTGTTGACTGTACAACATGTACTAGAGCTAGACAGTCAAAAGAGTTGATAGGAATAGGCACACAGAGGTTCAGCTGAATATGGTTTCATACACTACAGCAGGGTTATTGTCATTGTTGAACATAGACTGTACAAACACCATGAAaacagctccaagtgattttaatttaagaaagGTTTGCAatcatgttttagtcaaacatattattgtggtcaatttgcagactacgaattatttgtaattatgccccccccccaatacgCTCACGATAACAATCAGCCcccagctgaatctagttgatgatccctgcactacagtatacaacatgaaCAATCTGAAGTAAAATACAGACATAATAAAACCAACAAACATGTAGGAAGGCTGGTGAGATACTTAGTATGCAAGATTTTAGTTATGAGAACTCAGAGGAAACTAATACTCATTACAAATGGAGGATAAATAAATGTTCACATCGTGAGAGAACGGACAAACATAAACAAACTGTCTACGAGGAAAACCTAAAATGGTGGATAGGTACATTCATGGATTGTAGATGATCACATTAACGGTAATATTTAACAGTATAGCTGTTACATGGACATAAGTATTCCTGACTTGGATAGACAGCAAAAAAAATACAACTGTGGCTTTAATGCACATCAACGCAGCGTTACATTATTTATAACAACCTGGAAGCACCATAAGTGAGATATCCATGCGAATTACAGTCAAGTTGTGGTTAGCTTGGATCCCTGTTTGTGCTCTATTATTACATCAAGTTGTTCTACAAATTCTTGCATTTGAGTCACTGACGGCATTTTAATACAGACATTCACATTTCACATATTTGTTGGTTAGCTGTCTCCTTTGTTCATTGTTGCATATAAAGGTTCCCTATGAAAAAGCATATTTGATTACAAGTGCAATACAAGTGATATTTTAGACAATTCATTTCAACAACTAGAGGACAAGGGACAAACTATTAAAAAAAAGTAAGTGAGCAATTTTAGATTtctttctaaaaaaaaaagtaatatatTTGAACTGTAACACTAAACAATAGTACACTGACGGTTTTCCTGCAATCAAAACATATACATAAATATAACTATGTACAAAACTCACAAAATACAAATGACTTCTGTACCCAAGTTGAGAACATCTTAAATGACTGTGTGGTTATCAGAAATACACCATTTTACACTTTTTTCCTGTTGTTCCAAGTCCCTGTCACCAAAATAAACAAAGGCTCTCCCACGTTAAGTTGTTCGACCTGTTTGTTGTCAATAAAGATAATCTTTTGGAATGCTATGAGTTGAAGTCGTTTTCGAGCCAAATGACCATGAACTGTGTTTACACTAAACTACTAAGTACCATTAGAACACAGCTCAATAGATATTCTCTATAGCTTTACCTCAAAGTGATGCTCCAAAGCCTTTGCATACTTTCACCCAGTAGTTTTGAAAGAAGTGATCACGAGCCAAAACGGGTCACTGAAGATTGTGAACAAAGTCatcatacaatatgttacgaatttctAAGTGCTTAAGATCTAGGACTGCATCTTTAAGGCTTGTGCAACTGGGGCATCAATGCACTCTGTGGCTCCCGAGGGCCCAATATGATTGTAGAACAGGGAGAACTAACACATTACATTCCATACTGCATGTGCCCATCTATTACAAGACTTTGGGCTTTTGCCATCATTTGGCTGGCTCTCTTTCTGTGTATTACAGTATCTacacacagcttttccttctaccaTGCTAAAATTATAGAAACGCAGAGATTCAAATAGTGGTCCTTTAACACGTCTTGACTGCAGTGCGTGTGAGTGTTTTCCTATTAGACGGATATGAATTTGTACATATTGGTCAATGATAACCCTGTACTATAAGCAGCGCCTTACTGTACCCAAAATCCCCATTCTGAGAAGTTTGTCCTGAACTCAATACTGACAGGTGCTTCACACGAAGAGACGACAGACTAAAACTGTTGTTCAGAACTAAACAAAGCAGCACCACAGCACAGTGATATCCACTAACAAGTACAGCGGATGAACTAGACGCATTCGAAACAAATTACTTCAACATCATCTGGAAATTTTAAAAAGTGCTTTGTTGATTTCTCAGAATAACTTCCTACCAAAAACATTCTCCATGACATGCAAGTAAGAAGCACTTTCCCCCAAGTTCACAGACAAAGCTAATTAACGTCTGGTTTGCCTTACTTGGCACAATGCAAACTCACTTACACACAATGAAGAATAAGGTAAGTTCTTAGGCTTCAAGCTCCCACCAAGTCGATGGCTTTCTACTGCAACCTTGtttgcgtccaaaatggcacctaattccctatgtagggcactacgtttggcggtcaaaagtagtgcactacatagggaataggcagCGATTTTAGAGGAAGTGAAAAGGACGTGTTCCTTGTTAAGTGCACATAATGAGTCAAAAGCCTTTCTGTAGAACAGGCTCAAAACTACGGGATTATTATCTGTAAAATGGCATGTCATTGTTCCTAAGGCATCGGTTCTTGGTTAGCTGTGCCTTTCCCCTGCATGTCTTGAACTGGCCGCGCTGTGTGGAGACTATTGCACATCGATAAGGTCCACAGGAATCTCCCTCCCCATTCCCCTTCCCTTTAAGTCTGCTTTGATCAAAGTTATCCATAACCACAGAGCTCAGATCAGATTACACTCCCCAGCCCTAACCTTCACCAGTAGGGGTGGGAAACATAAACTGACACTAGATTAGTGTCTAGGGGTAACTTCGTACTAATGACTACCCGGGTCCACCTGTTTAGGCCCAGCGGCCGCTGGACACGAAGCTGCGGCTGAAGGAGTAGCTGGTCTCTGAGTTCTTCTGTTTCCCCCAGGCTCCGAAGGGAACCACGATAATGGTGCTGTTGTCCTCTGAGCCATACTGAAGCGCCTAGGAGAGAAGAGACACCGCCACCAATAATGAACATTTGTCTCAATGTTTAACTGCTTCTTTAAATAACCAGGGGACATATTTATTTGACAATCCATTGAGGTTATTATACAGTTCCATATAGTTCCTTTGAACTCATTAATTTGCTCAACTTACATTACATATCTCTTCTTCAACAATTTCAAAAATCACTGCTGCTCTTTGGGATAGATGTTACTCCTGCACTCTAAGTCAGTGTTTCCTAAACTCAGTCCTTGGGACAGgaaaggggtgcacgttttggtttctgccctagcactacacagcttattcaaataaccaactaatCATCAAGTTTTGATCATTTCAATTAGCTGtgggaaaaaaacaaaacgtgcaccccttggggtccggaggactgagtttgggaaaagCTGCCCTAGGGGCTGTGGTGGCTTAAAGTGACCACCCTACCTGCTCTGAGATCCTCTGGGCGGCCTCTTTGGGGTCGTGGCACTGGTTGATGACATCACAGATCTCCTGGCTGTTCATGATGAAGTTAATGCCATCTGTGGTCAGCGCCAGGAACGAGTCGTGGACGTGATGCAGCTAGAAACAAATTAAGTTAATACCTTATTGTCAGACGTCTACAGACAGACCATGACACAAGCCGGAGACTAAGCCAGACAGTCTCCAGTGATAAAGAGGAAACACATTTGCTCTTCGGAGCTTAATATGTCACTGTTCTGAGCACCCGCAGGCTAAAGACGTGATCAACCCTGACAAGATGACCCAAACACCTCGGGGGCAAAAATGACCCAAACTGAGTGACAGACACTGGCTAATTCCAACCTATTCCCCATACAGTGGACTACTTTTGTCCAGCCCTGTGTGGATCTGGTCAAAATGAATGCACTAAATTAGGTTCTggtagagctgggcgatatggacaaaaatccatatGAATGCCCTGAATTTTCACAATAACAATAAATTGAATGATAAGTTTATAACAATGTGCACCAGTTACTTTTTTTACATTACCCTTAAAACTACTACTTTCAATGTTGTGGCCATCACTGTCCCGTTAGTAATAGCCCATATTAGCAGAGTTATTTTATTTCAAACATCATTTTCCTCTAGTAACGGCTACTTATCGTTATTATCAATATCAGTAACATGTCAGAAATGGTCGGTATCGATAATTGTCGGTTTTTCTTCCCAGCTCTAGGTccaggtcaaaaatagtgcacttcatagggaatagagtgtaatTTGAGATGTATACACTGATACTGCACAGTAGATCATTTCTCTGAGGTGGTGACAGCAGATACTCACTGATATTCTCTTGGTCTCTGGCTCAGCGATCACCCCGGTGCTCTTGAGGTCAAAGTCCCCGATGGCGCGTGTCATGGCTAACCTGCCGTTGACATGGGGCTGCCCCAGACTGTTCCAGGTCACCCAGCCACCGCTCTTCTTTattctggagacagacagacaagtggTTTTAAAGCACGGGAGAGGGCTCTTAAATGACTTACATAGAATTGTTAAAAAATATAGTAAAATCTTAATCCATAGTAGTTAACACATTTCTATTAGTGTCCAATGTGATGGATAAAACATGCCTCCTGTGACTCCCAACCTTACAGCTACCAACAAATGAATATCAGATCAAGTCTTTCTCGAGCCTGGATATCTGCCGTACCTCTCCTTCTCGTCCTTCCTCTCGGGGGTGTGGTCCGAGGTGAGTTTGAGGGCCTTGGCCTTGCGGCAGAGCATGGCGCGGCTGTCCCCCACGCTGCCTACCACCAGCTCTATACCGTCCCTCAGCAGGGCCACCGTGGCCGTGGAGCCAGCGCTcaccactacaacaccaggaAGTAGAGGGAAACAAGTCAGGGGGGTAAACACATctgaagaccacacacacacactctacacaacTGTAaggccagacacacacagctaacaaGAAACACACAGAGCTGATTATGGTCAACTTGTTTCTCAAAACACACAATGAATTATTCAGATACATGCTCAAAATGTATTCTCACACATTCACAGCATAGGTGGCACGTAACACACACTCACGAGTCATACTGCACAACATGAGAACAGAATGGAGGGGGAGGTTACTAGTCTAACAAAAGGGATggctgaagagagacagagagtcagacagacatgcATGTCACACTGTTTTAGGGTTACAGAAACAGAATGAGAGCAACTACAATACAGTCAGTGGAACTTTGGATCTCTGACCAGTGGTGTCATACAAAAATGTCAGAGTTACAATGAGTGACCTAATATACAGTCCTATATACAGTGTACTGGCCCATGGCAGAATACAGGAAGCAGCAGTGACAGATAGCGCTTATCAGGACTATCATCATGGTGATCAAATCTATAGGTGAGAGCTCTAGCTAATGCCTCTTTCAATAATTAAGTGTATAACACCTCAAATTTCACGACTAAGTTTCTATGtgtcatgttttgtacacacGGTGATTTGTGTTTTGTTCCCTCTTGGGTGTCCTTAGCAACCATTTGCATGGTAACATCCTACAGTTTCTGACTTTACAATGACCCTTATACAGCTGTTCAAATCAACTTGTGTGAGAGaaatagaaaaggagagaggagagagaaagatgaggaacCTTCCAGTAGTCCAGGATAGGACCCGCTGGACTCTCCATTATCTAGCCCCCCTTCTCCTTCCAAAAAGGTGCCTGGTGCCTCCAGCTCTTAGCTGGCTCCGCTGCTGTCGtaaataacatgcacacacacacacacagggcatatTGGGACATTTCACGCCGTCTGTGGCCGACATTTTGGCCACACACTCAAGCTAAACTGATTGACTGTCACCGTCTTGGCAATTAAACTAGGCCTTTCTCAGAGAAAACGGTCAACATTCTATGATTGCTAACATCTGGGTCTCCAGGCGACCTTCACAAAAGAAAATGGCTGCCAAAGGAACTGAAGGTAAACTTGATCCAGTATCTTGGAAGGGTGCATGCACTACAAGAGGACAACCCTGATTCTTATCTGCAGGGCATCCAGTGGAGGGGTTTGTTTAGAATGCTTGTCTGCCACATACATGTCCTAACCTGTGCTTTGCAGTCTGAGAATGGTGACCCTGGGTATTAATGTTTAGCTTTCACAGCACTGGAGGCAGCGACTGAAAATACACGTTAGCTCCATTTAGGATCGGTTAAGTCATCATAGCTCTTGGCAGAGCAGCCACATTGATAAGTTAGGCTATTCGTTAATATTTCAACACAAGCTAATCTAAAGACTTTAGCTTCAAAACTAGGTTAAGTTTAACATAAAAACTCAGTGCGGTCTACATACattgtcagtacagagacagtcTATCTACATTCCCTGACGTGTAACATCACAGACGGAACCTACCATGAGGGAAGAAGTGGAGGTGTCTTGCCAAGGCTTTGTCCAGTTCAAGGAATGCTTTAGTAAGAACAACTTCCAGATTGTCCTCCTCTGCTACAAGATCCCTGAAATAACACCAAAACAcattcaatcaatcagattcaTTTCCTGCCATCTCAATGGTCTCAGCCTGACCTCTTAAGAGATTTTGCAAGTATAAAAAGGATAAAAACTAAATTGAAGTGCATttttttctccagtccattcaATACACATTAGGCCATAAACTGATCCTGCAGGCCAATGCCCTGAATAAACACAGATCATACAACCCAGCCACTTACTTAATGTACTTCTCCATGTACTTGTCGCAGAAGTCTGCCGCCTCAGGCCCTCCGTGGCCGTCGAACACGGCAAAGTAGAGGATATTGTCTGTCATCTGGGAGACCTGGAAGCGGTCCTCGTTCTCCCGCCGGTGGCCGATGAGCGAGGCGCAGCCCACCTTGGACAGGCTGACCTTGGGGATGGGCTTGCCGTACTTGATGGAGGGCGACAGGTTGATGGGCTCATCTATGCGGTTGTCCCAGATGCCGAACGAGTCCCAGGTGGTGGGCTTGCCGCTGCTGTCTGGGTCGAAGCGCGTGTTGCTGGCCCGCAGCAGGCCCAGGTGGAGAGGCCGTTGGAGGGGGAGGTCATCCTGCAGGGGTAGGACACTCACTAGGGCTGTCTGGAGGAAACCCCTCTGTCGCATGGCCTGAGTCCCCCCCGACCGGGCCAGGTGGATGAGAGCGGAGGCTGACATGGTCACCAACCCAGCAACAGCAGCAGACGACTCCTCGCGGGGAGAGAGATCCTCTGGCCAACAACACAGGTTACCCTAGAGCAGAGTCTTCTGGATAGCAAATAGGCTAACAATTGGGGAAGAATGATAGATAGCTATTAGATTGAATGTCAAGTTAACAAGAGCTCCTAGATAGGTGCTGTAAATTGAATAGAAGAGTTGGACTAGGCCTTGGAAACGTCAGCCAGCTTTCCTAGGCCTTCTGCCAGCTACAGAGCGGCTGAGTTCCAATAGATGTCACAGGAATGGATGGTGGCT from Oncorhynchus tshawytscha isolate Ot180627B unplaced genomic scaffold, Otsh_v2.0 Un_contig_6829_pilon_pilon, whole genome shotgun sequence carries:
- the ppm1kb gene encoding protein phosphatase 1K, mitochondrial, with protein sequence MSASALIHLARSGGTQAMRQRGFLQTALVSVLPLQDDLPLQRPLHLGLLRASNTRFDPDSSGKPTTWDSFGIWDNRIDEPINLSPSIKYGKPIPKVSLSKVGCASLIGHRRENEDRFQVSQMTDNILYFAVFDGHGGPEAADFCDKYMEKYIKDLVAEEDNLEVVLTKAFLELDKALARHLHFFPHVVSAGSTATVALLRDGIELVVGSVGDSRAMLCRKAKALKLTSDHTPERKDEKERIKKSGGWVTWNSLGQPHVNGRLAMTRAIGDFDLKSTGVIAEPETKRISLHHVHDSFLALTTDGINFIMNSQEICDVINQCHDPKEAAQRISEQALQYGSEDNSTIIVVPFGAWGKQKNSETSYSFSRSFVSSGRWA